One genomic segment of Chitinophaga parva includes these proteins:
- a CDS encoding ABC transporter ATP-binding protein, which produces MQNNIVTIEGLSHRYSKDWAIQDISFGINRQGILGLLGSNGAGKSTTMNILCGVLSQTEGKVLIEGINMREQPELAKRHIGFLPQNAPLYLEQTVDEYLTYCAHIRLLDKRDVKPAVEAVKERCGVAHFSKRLIGNLSGGYRQRVGIAQAIIHKPLLVVLDEPTNGLDPNQILEVRQLIKEIATDRAVIFSSHILSEIQATCQDIIMIEGGRIVFKDSLDAFNNYIEPDSLVTTMENPPPKATLLAIPGVRQVDFLADKILRMHFDPHADIAEHIVVMSVQQGWRLKEITLEKSSLDAIFAQLSNKKPKPGNPS; this is translated from the coding sequence ATGCAAAACAACATCGTTACCATTGAAGGGCTCTCGCACCGTTACAGCAAAGACTGGGCGATACAGGACATCAGCTTCGGGATCAACCGGCAGGGTATCCTGGGCCTGCTGGGGTCCAACGGCGCTGGTAAGTCTACCACCATGAATATCCTCTGCGGGGTGCTGAGCCAAACGGAAGGCAAGGTGCTCATTGAAGGCATTAATATGCGGGAGCAACCGGAGCTGGCCAAACGGCATATTGGCTTCCTGCCACAGAACGCACCTTTGTACCTGGAACAGACCGTGGATGAATACCTGACCTATTGCGCGCACATCCGCCTGCTGGATAAACGGGACGTGAAACCAGCCGTGGAAGCGGTAAAGGAGCGTTGTGGCGTAGCGCATTTCAGTAAGCGACTGATCGGCAACCTTTCCGGCGGGTACCGCCAGCGCGTGGGCATAGCCCAGGCCATTATTCACAAGCCTTTGCTGGTAGTGCTGGATGAACCAACCAATGGACTGGACCCTAACCAGATCCTGGAGGTGCGCCAGCTCATTAAAGAAATTGCAACTGACCGTGCAGTGATCTTTTCTTCGCATATCCTTTCAGAGATACAAGCCACCTGCCAGGACATCATCATGATCGAAGGCGGGCGCATTGTGTTCAAAGACAGCCTGGACGCATTCAATAATTACATAGAGCCGGACAGCCTGGTAACCACGATGGAAAACCCTCCGCCCAAAGCCACGTTGCTGGCCATTCCCGGCGTGCGGCAGGTAGACTTCCTGGCAGATAAGATCCTGCGTATGCATTTTGATCCGCATGCGGATATCGCGGAGCACATCGTGGTGATGAGCGTGCAGCAGGGGTGGAGGCTGAAAGAGATCACCCTGGAGAAAAGCTCGCTGGATGCCATTTTTGCACAACTGTCCAACAAAAAACCTAAACCCGGAAACCCGTCATGA
- a CDS encoding RagB/SusD family nutrient uptake outer membrane protein has product MKQLTLYTIGAAMLTLCACNKFLDIKPKDKFIPTTVTDFENMLNSGTMVNYGDYYWDLGSDDAFLPEGEPGNLYSKQQLYGRKAYIFNNHPYEDNANDFLWSEGYKRIFYFNTVINNIMDATEGTDGNKRSVRAEALLGRAMEHLQLVNVYAQHYDAATAAKDYGIPIATVADINAKFVRNTVKEVYDQVIADATAAVADLPLQHKLTKFRASKAGGYAVLARAYLFMGDYDNAKKNADLALSLQSGLTDMNTYKVTIPGPFPNVPGAPLGWTNIPDAQLNPETIVARHFLRPFGLGMDVCASPELTALFTNDDCRWNLYYANGWPPAPPYNYMNRFGVRIFLRGDYYNNYLGVPELYLTRAECNARANKLDEALADVNKLRATRIAPATYKAFTVADFGNDADKVLRFVLEERRRELAFTGMRIIDLKRLNKDPRFRKTITHVAEGTTYTLEPGSNAYVRELWPTAMVFNPDWPQNP; this is encoded by the coding sequence ATGAAGCAACTCACTCTTTATACGATTGGCGCCGCCATGCTGACGCTGTGCGCATGCAACAAATTCCTGGACATTAAGCCCAAGGACAAATTCATTCCCACCACGGTGACAGACTTTGAGAACATGCTGAACTCCGGCACCATGGTGAACTACGGCGACTACTACTGGGACCTGGGATCTGACGATGCCTTCCTGCCGGAAGGGGAGCCAGGTAACCTTTACAGCAAGCAGCAGCTCTATGGCCGTAAAGCTTATATTTTTAATAATCATCCATATGAAGACAATGCGAATGATTTTCTCTGGAGCGAGGGATATAAACGCATTTTCTATTTCAATACCGTGATCAATAACATCATGGATGCCACGGAAGGCACGGATGGCAACAAGCGCAGTGTCCGCGCAGAAGCGCTGCTGGGGCGGGCCATGGAGCATCTGCAGTTGGTGAACGTGTATGCCCAGCACTATGATGCTGCTACCGCTGCAAAGGATTATGGTATTCCCATTGCCACGGTGGCAGACATCAATGCCAAGTTTGTGCGCAATACGGTGAAAGAAGTGTACGACCAGGTGATCGCAGATGCCACCGCCGCCGTGGCAGACCTGCCCCTGCAACATAAGCTCACGAAATTCCGTGCTTCCAAAGCCGGCGGCTACGCGGTGCTTGCCCGCGCCTACCTGTTCATGGGCGATTATGACAATGCTAAAAAGAATGCAGACCTGGCCTTGTCCCTGCAAAGTGGGCTCACGGATATGAACACCTACAAAGTGACCATACCCGGTCCCTTCCCCAATGTGCCCGGTGCACCGCTGGGATGGACCAATATCCCGGATGCGCAACTGAACCCTGAAACGATTGTGGCCAGGCACTTCCTGCGGCCTTTTGGATTGGGCATGGATGTTTGTGCATCGCCGGAGCTCACGGCCTTGTTTACAAATGACGACTGCCGCTGGAACCTGTATTATGCCAACGGATGGCCGCCTGCACCGCCTTACAATTACATGAACCGCTTCGGGGTGCGCATCTTCCTGCGCGGGGACTATTATAACAATTACCTCGGCGTACCAGAGCTTTACCTGACCCGTGCGGAGTGCAATGCCCGTGCTAACAAGTTAGATGAGGCACTGGCAGACGTGAACAAACTACGTGCTACCCGCATTGCGCCCGCCACCTATAAAGCCTTTACCGTGGCTGATTTTGGAAATGATGCAGATAAGGTGCTCCGCTTTGTGCTGGAAGAAAGAAGACGGGAACTGGCATTCACCGGCATGCGCATTATTGACCTGAAGCGGCTGAACAAGGACCCGCGCTTCAGGAAAACCATCACGCACGTAGCAGAAGGAACTACTTATACCCTGGAGCCAGGCAGCAATGCTTATGTCCGCGAGTTGTGGCCTACCGCCATGGTCTTCAACCCGGACTGGCCTCAAAATCCATAA